In Phaeobacter gallaeciensis DSM 26640, a genomic segment contains:
- a CDS encoding isovaleryl-CoA dehydrogenase, whose product MFNASMTFDLGEDVNALRDMVHRWAQERVRPMAQEIDQKNEFPAELWQEMGELGLLGITVPEEFGGAGMSYLAHTVAVEEIARASASVSLSYGAHSNLCVNQIKLNGNAEQKAKYLPRLVSGEHVGALAMSEAGAGSDVVSMSLRAEKRNDHYRLNGNKYWITNGPDADTLVVYAKTDPEAGSKGITAFLIEKEMKGFSTSQHFDKLGMRGSNTAELVFEDVEVPFENVLGEEGKGVRVLMSGLDYERVVLAGIGTGIMAACMDEMMPYMKERKQFGQPIGNFQLMQGKIADMYTAMNTARSYVYEVAKACDKGTVTRQDAAACCLYASEVAMTQAHQAVQAFGGAGYLSDNPVGRIFRDAKLMEIGAGTSEIRRMLIGRELMGQM is encoded by the coding sequence ATGTTCAACGCAAGCATGACCTTTGATCTGGGCGAAGATGTGAACGCCCTGCGCGACATGGTGCACCGCTGGGCGCAAGAACGCGTCCGCCCGATGGCGCAGGAGATTGATCAGAAAAACGAATTTCCGGCAGAACTCTGGCAGGAGATGGGGGAACTGGGTCTGCTCGGTATCACCGTGCCCGAGGAATTCGGCGGCGCTGGCATGTCTTATCTGGCCCATACCGTCGCGGTTGAGGAAATCGCGCGGGCCAGTGCCTCGGTATCGCTTTCCTATGGCGCGCATTCGAATCTCTGCGTTAACCAGATCAAACTGAACGGCAATGCAGAGCAGAAAGCCAAATATCTACCGCGCCTGGTGTCTGGTGAGCATGTTGGCGCGCTGGCAATGTCGGAGGCGGGCGCCGGTTCTGACGTCGTCTCGATGTCGTTGCGCGCGGAAAAGCGCAATGACCACTACCGCCTCAATGGCAATAAATATTGGATCACCAACGGCCCTGATGCTGACACGCTGGTGGTCTACGCCAAGACAGATCCGGAGGCGGGGTCAAAAGGGATCACGGCCTTCCTGATCGAGAAAGAGATGAAGGGCTTCTCCACCTCGCAGCATTTCGACAAGCTGGGGATGCGTGGCTCCAACACCGCCGAGCTGGTTTTCGAAGACGTGGAAGTCCCCTTTGAAAATGTGCTGGGCGAAGAGGGTAAGGGCGTGCGTGTCCTTATGTCCGGTCTAGACTATGAGCGCGTGGTGCTGGCCGGGATCGGCACCGGTATCATGGCGGCCTGCATGGATGAGATGATGCCCTATATGAAAGAGCGCAAGCAGTTCGGTCAGCCCATCGGGAACTTCCAGCTGATGCAGGGCAAAATCGCCGATATGTACACTGCGATGAACACGGCCCGTTCCTATGTTTATGAGGTCGCGAAGGCTTGCGACAAGGGCACGGTAACCCGTCAGGATGCTGCCGCTTGCTGTCTTTATGCATCTGAGGTCGCCATGACCCAGGCGCATCAGGCGGTGCAGGCCTTTGGCGGTGCGGGCTATCTCTCGGACAACCCGGTGGGCCGGATTTTCCGCGATGCCAAACTGATGGAGATTGGGGCCGGTACTTCGGAAATCCGCCGGATGCTGATTGGCCGCGAATTGATGGGCCAGATGTAA
- a CDS encoding DegT/DnrJ/EryC1/StrS family aminotransferase, whose amino-acid sequence MTEIFSGSFTQQEPIPEEAIAAAVEVMRHGRLHRYNVADGEAGEVTLLEEEFAAQMGVPYALAVASGGYALATALRAVGVKPGDKVLTNAFTLAPVPGSIAAVGADPVYVGVTEALTLDLEDLERQLSVDGHPRVLMLSHMRGHLCDMDRLMVICDAAGVTVIEDCAHTMGARWNGVLSGRHGAVGCYSCQTYKHVNSGEGGLLVTSDPDIAARAIMLSGSYMLYERHRAAPGPEVFERIKYETPNISGRMDNLRAAILRPQLRDLDQQVQRWNDRYQQIEAGLRDTPGLQLVERPQQEHYVGSSIQFLLLDWSAQKITELLSRCAARGVELKWFGAPEPVAFTSRYDSWRYAEAPEMPASDRVLHGVIDMRVPLTFSLEDCAQIARIIRAEVATVFQAKPN is encoded by the coding sequence ATGACAGAGATTTTCAGCGGCAGCTTTACCCAGCAGGAACCCATCCCGGAAGAGGCCATCGCCGCCGCCGTCGAGGTGATGCGCCACGGGCGATTGCATCGCTACAACGTGGCTGATGGCGAGGCGGGGGAAGTGACCCTGCTGGAGGAGGAATTCGCAGCACAGATGGGTGTGCCCTATGCGCTTGCGGTGGCCTCTGGTGGCTATGCGCTGGCGACAGCGCTGCGTGCGGTCGGGGTGAAGCCGGGCGACAAGGTCCTCACCAACGCCTTCACCCTTGCGCCGGTGCCGGGGTCAATTGCGGCTGTGGGCGCAGATCCGGTTTATGTCGGCGTCACTGAGGCGCTGACGCTGGATCTGGAGGATCTGGAGCGACAGCTTTCGGTTGACGGGCACCCGCGCGTTTTGATGCTGTCGCATATGCGCGGGCATCTCTGTGATATGGACCGGTTGATGGTGATCTGCGACGCCGCTGGAGTCACCGTGATCGAGGATTGCGCCCACACCATGGGCGCGCGCTGGAATGGGGTGCTGTCGGGCCGCCATGGTGCGGTTGGTTGCTACTCCTGCCAGACGTATAAGCATGTGAACTCAGGCGAGGGTGGTCTGCTGGTGACCTCGGACCCGGACATCGCCGCGCGCGCGATCATGCTATCTGGGTCGTATATGCTCTATGAGCGGCATCGCGCAGCGCCGGGGCCAGAGGTGTTTGAGCGGATAAAATACGAAACCCCGAATATCTCCGGGCGGATGGACAATCTGCGTGCGGCCATCCTGCGCCCGCAGCTGCGGGATCTTGATCAACAGGTGCAGCGCTGGAACGACCGATATCAGCAGATCGAGGCTGGTCTGCGCGATACGCCGGGTTTGCAACTGGTGGAGCGCCCGCAGCAGGAGCACTATGTCGGCTCTTCCATTCAGTTTCTGCTGCTGGACTGGTCGGCGCAGAAAATCACCGAGCTGCTCAGCCGTTGCGCGGCGCGGGGAGTTGAGCTGAAGTGGTTTGGCGCGCCGGAACCTGTGGCCTTTACCTCTCGCTATGACAGCTGGCGCTATGCGGAAGCACCAGAGATGCCCGCAAGTGACCGGGTGTTGCACGGCGTCATCGATATGCGTGTTCCGCTGACATTCTCGCTGGAGGACTGCGCGCAGATTGCCCGCATCATCCGCGCGGAGGTGGCGACGGTGTTTCAGGCAAAGCCTAACTAA
- a CDS encoding OmpW/AlkL family protein: MTRMVSALALSTALAALAGPALAQSQGDWTLGVGIANVNPKSDNGTVAGAAATIDDDTALTFTAEYFIRDNIGIELLAASPFEHDISLNGAYTATTKHLPPTLSVNYHFPTQTKFKPFVGIGINYTTFFEESSPAGVISLDDSVGLALNLGADWQISDRGALRVNVRYMDIETDVTLNGTKIGTAEIDPVTVGFGYVHRF; encoded by the coding sequence ATGACCCGTATGGTTTCCGCCCTGGCTCTTAGCACTGCACTGGCAGCACTGGCCGGCCCCGCTCTTGCCCAGTCCCAAGGGGACTGGACCCTTGGCGTCGGTATCGCCAACGTCAATCCGAAGTCCGACAACGGCACCGTTGCCGGCGCGGCGGCGACAATTGACGACGATACCGCTCTGACTTTCACTGCGGAGTATTTCATCCGCGACAACATCGGCATCGAACTTCTGGCCGCCAGCCCGTTCGAACATGATATCTCCTTGAACGGCGCCTACACCGCGACCACCAAGCATCTGCCGCCGACCCTGTCGGTGAACTATCACTTTCCGACCCAGACCAAGTTCAAACCCTTTGTCGGCATCGGCATCAACTACACGACCTTTTTTGAGGAAAGCTCCCCCGCGGGCGTGATCTCGCTTGATGACAGTGTCGGACTGGCGCTGAACCTTGGTGCAGACTGGCAGATCTCTGATCGCGGCGCGTTGCGGGTGAATGTCCGCTACATGGACATCGAAACCGATGTGACCCTCAACGGCACCAAAATCGGCACCGCCGAGATCGATCCGGTCACTGTTGGCTTTGGCTACGTTCACCGCTTCTGA
- a CDS encoding crotonase/enoyl-CoA hydratase family protein — MYQTITLTTDERGVATLTLNRPEKHNAMSGEMLQELKTAAAGLAKDRTVRVVVLTGAGKSFCAGGDLGWMQAQMEADAETRGREARVLAEMLMAINTLPQPVIGAIQGNAFGGGVGMASVCDVAIGADHIKMGLTETRLGLIPATIGPYVVARMGEARARRVFMSARLFGAQEAVELGILARSVPAADLDTAIEAEVIPYLSCAPEAVGAAKALVRDLGPKIDDAVIDQTIAALVDRWEGSEAPEGIAAFFAKEKPSWQR; from the coding sequence ATGTATCAGACCATCACGCTCACGACGGATGAGCGCGGCGTCGCGACGCTGACGCTGAACCGACCGGAAAAACACAACGCGATGTCCGGTGAGATGTTGCAGGAGCTGAAAACCGCCGCAGCCGGGCTGGCCAAGGATCGCACCGTTCGTGTTGTCGTCCTCACGGGGGCGGGCAAGAGTTTCTGTGCCGGTGGGGATCTGGGCTGGATGCAGGCGCAGATGGAGGCAGATGCCGAAACCCGTGGGCGCGAGGCGCGGGTTCTGGCGGAGATGCTGATGGCGATCAACACCCTGCCGCAGCCGGTGATCGGCGCCATCCAGGGCAACGCCTTTGGTGGCGGGGTCGGTATGGCCTCGGTCTGTGATGTCGCGATCGGCGCAGACCATATCAAGATGGGCCTTACTGAGACCCGGCTTGGCCTGATCCCAGCCACCATCGGTCCCTATGTGGTGGCCCGCATGGGGGAAGCGCGGGCGCGGCGTGTCTTTATGTCGGCGCGGCTGTTTGGCGCTCAGGAAGCGGTGGAGCTGGGGATTCTCGCGCGGTCGGTTCCTGCAGCAGATTTGGACACCGCAATCGAGGCGGAAGTGATCCCATATCTTAGCTGTGCGCCCGAAGCGGTGGGTGCGGCTAAGGCGCTGGTCCGTGATTTGGGACCCAAAATCGACGATGCGGTGATTGACCAGACCATCGCCGCATTGGTGGACCGTTGGGAGGGCAGCGAGGCGCCTGAAGGGATCGCCGCGTTTTTTGCCAAGGAAAAGCCCAGCTGGCAGCGGTAA
- a CDS encoding hydroxymethylglutaryl-CoA lyase, which translates to MSESVEIFEVGPRDGLQNEKRDIPVAEKIALIDRLTDAGFRRIEVASFVSPKWVPQMAGSGDVLAGIRRSSDVRYAALTPNMRGYEDALTAKADEIAIFASASEGFSKANINASVAESIERFTPIIEAARHIDMPVRGYISCVTECPFDGPTDPDAVAALADRLFSMGCYEISLGDTVGQATPDSIARMLLAVRERVPVTRLAGHYHDTAGRAIDNIDASLSLGVRVFDAAVGGLGGCPYAPGAAGNVATEAVHEHLTRLGYETGLDGDVLTDAAAMARGMRSDGS; encoded by the coding sequence ATGAGCGAAAGCGTTGAAATTTTCGAAGTAGGTCCGCGCGACGGGCTACAGAATGAAAAGCGCGACATTCCCGTCGCTGAAAAGATCGCCCTTATTGATCGGCTGACCGATGCCGGGTTCCGCCGGATCGAGGTGGCGAGCTTTGTCTCCCCTAAATGGGTGCCGCAAATGGCGGGGTCGGGGGACGTGCTCGCAGGGATCCGTCGCAGTTCTGATGTGCGCTATGCTGCGCTCACGCCCAATATGCGGGGCTATGAGGATGCCCTGACCGCAAAGGCGGATGAGATCGCGATTTTTGCCTCCGCCTCCGAAGGTTTCTCCAAGGCCAATATCAACGCGAGCGTGGCCGAATCGATTGAGCGTTTTACGCCAATCATCGAGGCGGCGCGCCATATCGATATGCCGGTCCGGGGCTATATTTCCTGCGTGACTGAGTGTCCCTTTGACGGGCCGACCGACCCGGACGCAGTTGCGGCGCTGGCGGATCGTCTGTTCTCCATGGGCTGCTATGAGATCTCGCTGGGCGATACCGTCGGTCAGGCGACACCGGATTCGATTGCGCGGATGTTGCTCGCGGTGCGGGAGCGCGTGCCGGTCACCCGTCTGGCGGGGCATTACCACGACACGGCCGGGCGGGCGATTGACAATATTGATGCGTCTTTGTCGCTGGGTGTCCGGGTCTTTGATGCCGCTGTTGGCGGGTTGGGGGGCTGCCCCTATGCACCGGGAGCTGCGGGCAATGTTGCGACCGAGGCGGTACATGAGCACCTGACGCGTTTGGGCTATGAAACTGGCCTTGATGGGGATGTGCTGACCGATGCCGCAGCTATGGCGCGGGGGATGCGCAGCGACGGCAGCTGA
- a CDS encoding carboxyl transferase domain-containing protein — MKLTSKAMPSSEGFKQNTKAHLEALAEISEAAEAARMGGGEKSRARHESRGKMLPRRRVANLLDPGSPFLEIGATAAHAMYDGAAPAAGVIAGIGRVHGQEVMVVCNDATVKGGTYYPMTVKKHLRAQEVAEENHLPCIYLVDSGGANLPNQDEVFPDRDHFGRIFYNQARMSAKGIPQIAVVMGSCTAGGAYVPAMSDVTIIVKEQGTIFLAGPPLVKAATGEVVSAEDLGGGDVHTRLSGVADYLAEDDAHALALARRAVQSLNITKPLTVNWASPEEPAYDPEEILGVVPGDLRTPYDIREVIARLVDGSRFDEFKPRFGETLVTGFAHLKGCPIGIIANNGVLFSEAAQKGAHFVELCSQRKIPLVFLQNITGFMVGRKYENEGIARHGAKMVTAVATTNVPKVTMLVGGSFGAGNYGMSGRAYSPRFLWTWPNSRISVMGGEQAAGVLATVKRDAIERQGGSWSTEEEASFKQPTIDMFEEQSHPLYASARLWDDGIIDPRKSRDVLALSLSAALNAPIEDTRFGVFRM, encoded by the coding sequence ATGAAACTCACATCCAAGGCAATGCCTTCCTCCGAGGGCTTCAAACAAAACACCAAGGCCCATCTGGAGGCTCTGGCCGAGATCAGCGAGGCGGCGGAGGCCGCGCGCATGGGCGGCGGCGAGAAATCCCGCGCCCGGCACGAAAGCCGCGGCAAGATGCTGCCGCGCCGCCGGGTGGCGAACCTCTTGGATCCCGGCTCTCCGTTTTTGGAGATCGGCGCCACTGCGGCGCATGCCATGTATGACGGTGCTGCGCCTGCGGCGGGTGTCATCGCGGGCATCGGCCGGGTGCACGGGCAGGAGGTCATGGTAGTCTGCAACGATGCCACCGTGAAAGGTGGCACCTACTACCCGATGACGGTGAAGAAACACCTGCGCGCGCAGGAAGTTGCCGAGGAAAACCACCTTCCCTGCATCTATCTGGTCGACTCAGGCGGTGCCAACTTGCCCAATCAGGATGAGGTCTTCCCCGACCGCGACCATTTCGGGCGGATCTTCTACAATCAGGCCCGGATGTCAGCCAAGGGCATCCCACAAATCGCGGTGGTCATGGGCTCCTGCACTGCGGGCGGCGCCTATGTGCCTGCAATGTCGGATGTGACCATCATCGTGAAGGAGCAGGGCACCATCTTCCTGGCCGGCCCGCCGCTGGTGAAGGCCGCTACCGGCGAGGTTGTCAGCGCCGAGGATCTGGGTGGCGGTGATGTGCACACGCGGCTGTCTGGCGTGGCCGACTATCTGGCCGAAGATGATGCCCACGCGCTGGCGCTGGCGCGGCGCGCGGTGCAGTCGCTGAACATCACCAAGCCGCTGACGGTGAACTGGGCCAGCCCGGAAGAACCCGCCTATGACCCGGAGGAAATCCTCGGCGTGGTGCCGGGTGATTTGCGCACGCCCTATGACATCCGCGAGGTGATCGCGCGTTTGGTGGACGGCTCGCGGTTCGACGAGTTCAAGCCACGGTTTGGCGAGACCCTGGTCACTGGCTTTGCCCACCTCAAGGGCTGTCCGATCGGCATTATCGCCAACAACGGTGTGCTGTTCTCCGAAGCCGCCCAGAAAGGCGCGCATTTTGTCGAACTGTGCAGCCAGCGTAAGATTCCGCTGGTGTTCCTGCAGAATATCACCGGCTTCATGGTCGGCCGCAAATACGAAAACGAAGGCATCGCACGCCATGGCGCCAAGATGGTGACGGCGGTGGCGACCACCAACGTACCGAAGGTGACCATGCTGGTCGGCGGCTCCTTTGGGGCGGGCAACTACGGCATGTCGGGGCGTGCGTATTCCCCGCGCTTCCTGTGGACCTGGCCCAACTCCCGCATTTCGGTGATGGGCGGCGAACAGGCGGCGGGCGTGCTGGCGACAGTGAAACGCGATGCCATCGAACGTCAGGGCGGCAGCTGGAGCACGGAGGAGGAAGCCTCCTTCAAGCAGCCAACCATCGACATGTTCGAGGAGCAGAGTCACCCGCTTTATGCCTCCGCGCGGCTTTGGGATGACGGCATCATCGACCCGCGCAAATCCCGCGACGTGCTGGCCCTGTCGCTCAGCGCTGCCCTGAATGCCCCGATCGAAGACACGCGCTTCGGCGTCTTCCGGATGTGA
- a CDS encoding Hint domain-containing protein: MRDLIINGTFDSGSANWDGTDLETSYTENAYLGNGSSNRVAEMDGQSGQTTVMEQSFTVNNPIQTSLTLDAALRTASLNQAGTEGFTVEILDAGGAVIASMSVLPTANSFTQASLNVDFPSAGQYTLRLTELGSDNSLGAIVDNISLMVCFCNGTLIETASGPRMIETLAAGDIILTENGPRPLRWIGKRSVSPAQMADNAKLCPVRIEAGALGPGLPSQPLQVSRQHRMLIRSRVAQRMFGQFEVLIPAIRLTALPGIYVNEDRAAVTYYHMLFDNHEIVFANGAPSESLLVTEQSLAALSPGAQEELTLLFPDLICGSMHGTASARPIPPRARQKQLVARIGKNNRAALDAI; this comes from the coding sequence ATGCGTGACCTGATCATCAACGGCACATTCGACAGTGGCTCCGCAAATTGGGACGGGACCGACCTCGAAACCAGCTACACCGAGAACGCCTATCTCGGGAACGGGTCGTCCAATCGTGTTGCCGAGATGGACGGACAATCCGGTCAGACCACGGTCATGGAGCAATCTTTCACCGTCAACAATCCGATCCAGACCTCACTGACACTGGATGCCGCCCTACGCACGGCATCGCTGAACCAGGCCGGAACCGAAGGGTTCACCGTTGAAATTCTGGATGCCGGCGGGGCCGTTATCGCGTCGATGTCGGTGCTGCCAACCGCCAACAGCTTCACCCAGGCCAGCCTGAATGTCGATTTCCCCAGCGCAGGCCAATACACGCTGCGCCTGACAGAACTGGGCAGCGACAACAGCCTGGGCGCAATCGTCGACAATATTTCGCTGATGGTCTGCTTCTGCAATGGCACGCTGATCGAAACAGCCAGCGGCCCCCGCATGATAGAGACATTGGCGGCAGGCGACATCATCCTGACCGAAAACGGACCGAGGCCGCTGCGCTGGATCGGCAAGCGCAGCGTGTCGCCAGCACAGATGGCAGACAACGCCAAGCTCTGCCCGGTTCGGATCGAAGCAGGCGCGCTTGGCCCCGGACTGCCAAGTCAGCCGCTACAGGTCTCACGCCAGCACCGCATGCTGATCCGCTCGCGCGTGGCGCAACGCATGTTTGGTCAATTCGAAGTGCTGATCCCAGCCATTCGCCTGACCGCCTTGCCCGGTATCTACGTTAACGAAGACCGCGCAGCTGTCACCTACTATCATATGCTGTTTGACAACCACGAGATTGTGTTTGCCAATGGCGCGCCAAGTGAAAGCTTGCTGGTCACCGAACAGTCGCTCGCGGCCTTGTCACCTGGCGCACAAGAAGAACTGACACTGCTTTTCCCAGATCTAATCTGCGGCTCGATGCATGGTACTGCAAGCGCCAGACCCATCCCGCCGCGTGCCAGACAAAAGCAGCTTGTTGCGCGGATCGGCAAGAACAATCGCGCCGCGCTGGATGCCATCTGA
- a CDS encoding AMP-binding protein encodes MSGVAGHTVYPGLRADGGWQFPACLNMAAQALDHPEEQVALIDLTSGARRDVRYGELRQMVDMVARDLMRRVQPGDRVGVLLSQSVDCAVAHLAIWKIGAISVPLFKLFQHDALASRIGDAGLELVLTDGAGAEQLGVLARPLLVADILSASADHSGHLLPYAETTPETPAVLIYTSGTTGSAKGALHGHRVLSGHLPGVAISHDHLGQPGDCLWTPADWAWIGGLFDVLMPGLALGVPVVAARLDKFTPEACAEVVARGDVRNVFFPPTALRLLKAAGQGLDGLRSVASGGESLGAEMLAWGQRHLGVTINEFYGQTECNMTVSSCAADFPVRPGCIGKPVPGCVVEVIDTDGTPTKGEGDVAVRRGAASMMLEYWNRPEATAEKFRGDWLVTGDRGIWEGDYLRFVGREDDVITSAGYRIGPAEIEDCLMTHPAVATVGVVGKPDALRTEIVKAYVVLKAGATATEKELQDHVKQRLASYSYPREVAFVEALPMTVTGKVIRKELKARAAGEEEG; translated from the coding sequence ATGAGTGGCGTTGCTGGACATACAGTGTATCCTGGATTGCGCGCCGACGGCGGCTGGCAGTTTCCCGCCTGTCTGAACATGGCAGCGCAGGCGCTGGATCATCCGGAGGAGCAGGTCGCCCTCATTGATCTGACCTCTGGGGCCCGGCGCGACGTCCGCTATGGTGAGTTGCGGCAGATGGTCGATATGGTAGCGCGCGATCTGATGCGGCGGGTGCAGCCCGGCGACCGTGTCGGTGTGTTGCTCAGCCAATCTGTGGATTGCGCAGTGGCACATCTCGCGATCTGGAAAATCGGTGCCATTTCCGTGCCGTTGTTCAAGCTGTTCCAACACGATGCGCTGGCCTCGCGTATTGGCGATGCGGGGCTTGAGCTGGTGCTGACGGATGGCGCAGGCGCGGAGCAACTGGGAGTTCTGGCGCGCCCGCTGCTGGTGGCGGATATCCTATCGGCAAGCGCAGATCACAGCGGCCATCTCCTGCCTTATGCGGAAACCACACCAGAGACCCCGGCAGTGCTCATCTACACGTCCGGCACCACCGGCAGCGCCAAGGGCGCGCTGCATGGTCACCGTGTGCTTTCTGGCCATTTGCCCGGCGTGGCCATCAGCCATGATCATCTGGGCCAGCCGGGTGATTGCCTGTGGACCCCTGCGGATTGGGCATGGATCGGCGGCCTGTTCGATGTGCTGATGCCGGGTCTCGCGCTGGGCGTGCCGGTGGTTGCCGCACGGCTGGACAAATTCACGCCGGAAGCCTGCGCCGAGGTTGTTGCACGGGGCGACGTGCGCAATGTGTTTTTCCCGCCCACCGCGTTGCGCCTGCTGAAGGCGGCGGGGCAGGGGCTCGACGGTCTGCGCTCCGTTGCCAGCGGTGGAGAGTCCCTGGGCGCAGAGATGCTCGCCTGGGGCCAGCGTCACCTGGGCGTGACCATCAACGAGTTCTACGGCCAGACCGAATGCAACATGACGGTGTCCTCCTGTGCCGCAGATTTTCCGGTGCGGCCGGGCTGCATCGGCAAGCCGGTTCCGGGATGTGTGGTCGAGGTGATAGACACCGACGGCACCCCCACAAAAGGTGAGGGCGATGTCGCCGTGCGCCGGGGGGCGGCGTCGATGATGCTGGAATATTGGAACCGCCCCGAGGCGACGGCTGAGAAATTTCGCGGCGATTGGCTGGTCACCGGAGATCGTGGCATCTGGGAGGGGGACTATCTGCGTTTTGTCGGGCGCGAGGATGACGTTATTACCTCCGCCGGCTACCGCATCGGCCCGGCGGAGATCGAAGACTGCCTGATGACGCATCCGGCAGTGGCGACGGTGGGGGTTGTCGGCAAACCCGACGCGTTGCGGACCGAGATCGTGAAAGCCTATGTGGTGCTGAAAGCCGGCGCCACGGCCACCGAGAAAGAGCTTCAGGATCACGTCAAACAGCGCCTTGCCAGCTATTCCTATCCGCGTGAAGTGGCGTTCGTTGAGGCGCTGCCGATGACCGTGACCGGCAAGGTGATCCGCAAGGAATTGAAGGCGCGGGCTGCGGGGGAGGAGGAAGGATGA
- a CDS encoding acetyl-CoA carboxylase biotin carboxylase subunit, giving the protein MFDKILIANRGEIACRVMETARAMGVRTVAVYSDADAAAKHVQMADEAVHIGGPAPADSYLKGDVIIRVAQESGAQAIHPGYGFLSENPGFVDAVEAAGLTFIGPSADAIRKMGLKDAAKALMEEAGVPVVPGYHGANQGPGFLAGEAEKIGYPVLIKAVAGGGGKGMRLVEAPGDFADALKSAQGEATTAFGNPDVLIEKYIQQPRHIEVQVFGDGTHAVHLFERDCSLQRRHQKVIEEAPAPGMTADMREAMGQAGVRAAEAIGYKGAGTVEFIVDGSDGLRTDGFWFMEMNTRLQVEHPVTELITGVDLVDWQLRVASGKSLPAQQDDLTITGHAFEARLYAEDVPKGFLPATGTLTHLSFPAECRADSGVRAGDTISPWYDPMISKVIVHGATRAVALSKLRRALERTEVAGTVTNLAFLGALAAHEGFGRGEVDTGLIARDLEALTAVGEVPVAHWIAAAQRALGLHQPAEDSGFTLWAPLHRAVQLSHGEACLDISVEVLGPQAQRWQLEDSSHEVTFDGAIWRHNGDPLPNVAEAGGRLTVFGRISSIFDCIDPLDRAGTAGGDTNVIEAPMPGLVKAVFAEAGAEVKEGDRLAILEAMKMEHSLLAARDGVVAEVLASAGDQVEAGAALVRLEEADS; this is encoded by the coding sequence ATGTTTGATAAAATCCTGATTGCAAACCGTGGCGAAATCGCCTGCCGTGTGATGGAAACCGCCCGTGCCATGGGGGTGCGGACTGTAGCCGTTTATTCCGACGCCGATGCGGCTGCAAAACATGTGCAGATGGCGGATGAGGCCGTGCACATCGGCGGCCCGGCCCCGGCGGACAGCTATCTGAAGGGGGATGTGATCATCCGTGTCGCGCAGGAAAGTGGCGCGCAGGCGATCCACCCCGGCTATGGCTTCCTGTCGGAAAACCCAGGGTTTGTGGACGCGGTCGAGGCCGCAGGCCTCACCTTTATCGGGCCGTCTGCAGATGCGATCCGCAAAATGGGTCTGAAAGACGCCGCCAAGGCGCTGATGGAAGAGGCCGGCGTGCCGGTCGTGCCGGGCTATCACGGCGCCAATCAGGGTCCGGGGTTTTTGGCCGGGGAGGCGGAAAAGATCGGCTATCCGGTGTTGATCAAGGCGGTTGCCGGCGGCGGCGGCAAAGGGATGCGACTGGTAGAGGCGCCTGGAGATTTTGCAGACGCCCTGAAAAGCGCGCAAGGCGAGGCGACCACGGCCTTCGGTAACCCGGATGTTCTGATTGAGAAATACATCCAACAGCCGCGCCACATCGAGGTGCAGGTTTTCGGTGATGGGACCCACGCGGTACATCTGTTCGAACGCGATTGTTCTCTGCAGCGTCGCCATCAGAAGGTGATCGAAGAGGCCCCCGCACCTGGCATGACTGCGGACATGCGCGAGGCCATGGGGCAGGCGGGTGTGCGTGCGGCTGAAGCCATCGGTTACAAGGGTGCGGGCACGGTGGAATTCATCGTTGACGGCTCAGACGGGCTGCGCACGGATGGCTTCTGGTTCATGGAAATGAACACCCGCTTGCAGGTGGAGCATCCGGTGACGGAACTGATCACCGGCGTCGATCTGGTGGACTGGCAGCTGCGCGTTGCCTCCGGCAAGAGCCTCCCTGCCCAGCAGGACGACCTCACGATCACTGGCCACGCGTTTGAGGCGCGGCTTTATGCCGAGGACGTGCCGAAGGGGTTTCTGCCTGCAACTGGCACGCTGACGCATCTCTCCTTCCCGGCTGAGTGTCGCGCCGACAGCGGTGTGCGGGCAGGCGATACCATCAGCCCGTGGTATGACCCGATGATCTCAAAGGTGATCGTGCATGGTGCCACCCGTGCAGTGGCCCTCTCGAAGCTGCGCCGGGCGCTGGAACGGACAGAGGTTGCAGGCACCGTCACCAACCTTGCCTTTCTGGGCGCACTTGCTGCCCATGAGGGGTTTGGCCGAGGTGAGGTCGACACCGGCCTGATCGCCCGTGATCTTGAGGCGTTGACGGCGGTTGGTGAGGTTCCTGTGGCCCATTGGATTGCTGCCGCCCAGCGGGCGTTGGGCCTGCATCAACCAGCTGAGGACAGCGGGTTTACCCTCTGGGCGCCGCTCCATCGGGCGGTGCAACTAAGCCATGGCGAGGCGTGTCTTGATATCTCGGTTGAGGTTCTCGGGCCGCAGGCGCAGCGTTGGCAGCTGGAGGATAGCAGTCATGAGGTGACCTTTGATGGCGCGATCTGGCGGCACAATGGAGATCCCCTGCCGAATGTGGCTGAAGCGGGTGGTCGGCTGACGGTGTTTGGTCGGATCAGCAGCATTTTTGACTGCATTGATCCGCTGGATCGGGCCGGAACCGCCGGTGGTGATACCAACGTGATCGAGGCGCCGATGCCAGGTTTGGTCAAGGCCGTGTTTGCGGAGGCGGGTGCCGAGGTCAAAGAAGGTGACAGACTGGCTATCCTTGAGGCGATGAAAATGGAACACTCTCTCCTGGCGGCCCGCGATGGCGTGGTGGCCGAGGTTCTGGCCTCTGCCGGTGATCAGGTTGAGGCCGGAGCTGCGCTGGTCCGTCTGGAAGAGGCGGACAGCTGA